A stretch of DNA from Lysinibacillus sp. B2A1:
CCCTGAGCTTTCTGGTCAGGAATTTGAAACAAGTAAATTCATTCGAAATAGATTGATGGAGTTGAATATTGACATATTGTCTTTTGGACCACCTAGTGTTGTTGGATTAGTAAAGGGGTCAAAAGGTTCGAAAACTATAGCACTAAGAGCAGACATAGATGCGCTGCCGATTGTTGAAGAGGGAGAAAAAACATATATCTCTAAAAAACCAGGGATTGCTCATATGTGTGGTCATGATGGTCATACTGCAATATTACTAGCTGTTGCTGAATGGCTATCGAGAAATGAGGTTGAACCAAATGTTGTACTCATATTCCAATCTGCAGAAGAAATCACACCAAGTGGAGCTGACTTACTAATTAAACAAGGTATTTTAGAAGGAATAGATGCTATTTTTGGTATTCATTTATGGCAGGGTCTTGAAAAAGGAAAAATTGGGTTAACTCATGGGCCAATGATGGCTTCCATTGATGATTTTGAAATTGATATCAAAGGATACGGTGGCCATGGATCAATGCCTCATGAAACAATTGATCCCATCTATATTGCAAGCAGTTTAATCCAAGCCTTTCAAAGTATAATAAGCAGAAGCATAAATCCAATTGAAGCAGGAGTTATTACAGTAGGAAATGTTCAAGCTGGTACAACGTATAATATTATCCCTGATTCAGCGAGATTAATAGGAACAATAAGAGCATTGACGCCAGAAACAGTCAATATCATTCAAACAAAAATGGTCAATTTAACAGAGGGAATATGTCAAGCTTTTGGTGCAGAAGGAAAGGTTCGTTTTATAATAGGCACCCCACCGCTTATAAATGATCCAAATGAGTCAAAATTTGTGGAAAACATTGTTTGCAGAGAATTTGGGCATGAAGTATTTGAATTGGTTAATCCAGTTATGGGAGGGGAGGATTTTTCCTATTATTTACAGAAAAAACCTGGTACCTTCATCTTTGTCGGTATGGGTGGAGAAAAGAGTCAATATCCACATCATCATCCAAAGTTTGATCTTGATGAAGATGTGTTTCCTGATGCGATAAAGTTATTTATTGAACTAGTAAATCATTATCAATAAAGTATTTGCATGAAGTAGAAAGGATGTTAAACATGAGAATAAAGAAAGTTGAAGTGTTTGCTGCGCGATTATTATTAAAAGAACCTTTTATCATTTCATATGTTCATTTAGATGATATGCCAACCATATTTGTAAGAATTGAAACGGATAAGGGGATAGTAGGATGGGGTGAGGCTGTTCCAGATCAAAATGTAACAGGAGAAACTTGGGAAAGTACTTATCAAATTATTAATCATGAATTAGCTCCATTAATTATAAATGAAGACCCATTTGCTATTGATCGCATTCATCAAAAATTTAATCATAAGATAAATGGCGTTCCTTCTGCAAAAGCTGCACTAGATATAGCTATCTATGATCTAATGGGAAAAATTACAGGGCAGCCAGTATATCAATTAATTGGTGGGAAAACACATGAGGAGCTACAGGTTCCACGAGTAATTAGTATTAAAGATCCTCAGGAAATGGCGGAAGATGCACGGAGTTTTGTGGCAGCAGGTTTTAGGAATATAAAAATGAAGGTAGGTACCAACGCAGACACTGATATTGAACGAATCAAAGCTGTCAGAAATGCTATAGGAAACACTATTCAGCTTCGTGTTGATGCTAATCAAGGCTGGAATAGAATTGAGGCATTAAAGGTAATACGCGAAACGACTGATTGTCATGTGGATTGGTATGAGCAGCCAGTGAAGGCACATGATATAAGAGCTTTAAAAGAAATTAGATCTGTTGTAAATAATAAAGTAATGATTGATGAGGGTGTACATAATATTTACGATTTAGTGAATGTTATTGAGATGCGAGCAGCTGATATGCTTAATATTAAACTAATGAAATCTGGTGGCATTTATCCTGCTTTAGCTTTAGCGAGTTTAGCAGAGGCAGCCGACATGCCATGTCAAGTTGGTTCGATGGTTGAATCAGCTATCGGTACAATGGCTGGAGCACATCTAGCGATGAGTAAAAACATTATTCAAACAAATGAGATGGTCGGTCCCCTCATGTTTATAAAGGATGTGGCTAAGGTCCACTATAATGGAGATGTCATTCAATTTAGTAATAAGCCAGGACTAGGCATAGAAGTAGATGAAGCATATGTAAATGAAATTACTCGTTTTTCCTGTGAAATTAACAAACCAGTATGATAGGAACATTTACATTTTTAAACAATATGTAGAATAGAAATGTTGAAAGGCCCTACCTTCAATTTGAGGTAGGGATTTTTTAGTGCATTTGAAAATGTTTATTGTAAGGAAAGACCGTAGATTTATGATACAGTGTAAATGAAATAGCTATTAACTACATAGAACATTTAACTTATCTTCATTCAGCAGAAGACTCCCACCTCTACATGTGGTGAGATGAAAGCGGTTTTGGTTCCTTTTCAGTGGGTGTCCAAACACCTACTGAAATAGCGGAACTCAGTCTAAGAACACCACGTCCAGTGGCAACGACTGAGTGACCAACATCATGTTGACCTAAAGCCTCCGGCGGATGTCACGGATTTTCAAAGGAATGAATAAAAGGATGTTAGCCTAAAACCTTCGCATCCTGCGAAAACGGCTAACTGACCTGCATCGTGCAGGCCTGAGCACAATTCAAAATCCGGACGCATTGTTTATCTGTGCGAAAGCGAAGCGGCAGCTACAATTACGCCAAGGCGAAATTGATATAGCCAGCATCATGAAAGGAGTTGTCGTACAAGATGACTGATTTAACGAGTCCAGTCACCGGATTAAAGGGAATCGGGAAGGAAACTGCAGGACATTTAGAGGCATTAGGCATCGAGACGATAGCAGATTTATTATGGACGTTTCCACATAGGCATGAGGATTTTCGGTTAAAGGATTTGGCACAAACACCACATAATGAGCGTGTTACCGTTGAGTGTAAAGTTGAACGTGAGCCGACAATATTGTTTTTAGGTCGCAATAAATCAAGATTACAGGTGACAGTGCTGGCAGGTCGCCATTTAGTAAAGGTTGTGTTTTTTAATCAAGGCTATTTAAAGCAAAAGCTTATTCCCGGAGCTATTATTACGGTCACAGGTAAGTGGGACAGAGGCAGACAGGTAATCAATGGAACATCTGTTACATTTGGTCCAAAGACAGAGCAAGTTGACTTTGAGCCTGTCTATAGCTTAAAAGGCTTGATTCCGCAAAAACGATTTCGTAAATATATGCGACAGGCGTTAGATGACATTGGCGCAGAGATACTAGATGCTATTCCATTACATTTACAAGAGGCCTATAAGCTTGCTCCAATAGCTGATGGTCTTGAAGGAATTCATTTCCCTCTCGATGCTGAACATGCAAAACAGGCTAGACGACGCTTTGCCTATGAAGAGTTACTCTTCTTTCAGCTGCGAATTCAAGCTTTACGTAAAATTAGAAAGGATAGTGAGCATGGTACCATTATACAATATGATTTACAAAAACTGCGTGCCTTCATTGCATCATTACCTTATGAATTAACAGCTGCCCAAAAACGTGTGGTTAATGAAATTTGCAAAGATCTGAAGGAACCACATCGTATGAATCGTTTACTTCAGGGAGATGTAGGGTCAGGGAAAACGGTCGTTGCGGCAATCTGCCTTTATGGGGCTGTAACTGCAGGCTTTCAGGGAGCGTTGATGGCGCCGACAGAAATATTAGCAGAACAACATGCTGAAAACTTGGCTGAATGGTTTGAGCCGTTTGGTGTACGTGTTGCTTTACTATCTGGTTCAACAAAAACAAAAGAGCGCCGCTTACTTTTAGAGGAGCTTGCTAATGGAAGTATTGATATTTTGATTGGAACACACGCTCTGATTCAGCCGGATGTTATTTTTTGTAAACTTGGTTTTGTTATTACTGATGAACAGCATCGTTTTGGGGTTGAGCAGCGAAGAATCCTGCGTGATAAAGGGGATAATCCAGATGTGCTTTTTATGACGGCAACGCCTATTCCACGTACCCTTGCTATCACAGCGTTTGGAGAAATGGATGTTTCCATTATTGATGAAATGCCAGCAGGACGTAAGCAGATTGAAACGCACTGGATGAAAAAGGAGCAATTTGGCTCTGTACTGTCAAAGCTTGAAATGGAACTTGCTGCTGGTAGACAGGCTTATGCGATTTGTCCGCTCATCGAGGAATCAGATAAGCTTGATGTCCAAAATGCAGTTGAGATTTATGAGCAGCTTGCCACGTATTTTAGCGGTAGATACCATGTTGGATTAATGCATGGTCGTCTGACAGCTGATGAAAAAGATGCTGTTATGCGTGCCTTTAGTGAGGGAGCAATAGATGTACTTGTCTCAACAACAGTGGTTGAGGTTGGGGTGAATGTACCGAATGCAACTTTTATGCTTGTTTATGATGCAGAACGCTTTGGGCTAGCACAATTACATCAGCTGCGAGGGCGTGTTGGACGTGGGGAGCACCAGTCGTATTGTGTATTACTAGCTGACCCAAAATCAGACGAAGGGAAAGAGCGAATGCAGTCAATGACGGAAACGAATGATGGATTCAGGCTGGCTGAAAAAGATTTGGAGCTACGGGGACCAGGAGATTTTTTTGGTCGGAAGCAAAGTGGTCTGCCAGACTTTAAAGTAGCAGATTTAGTGCATGATTATCGTATTCTTGAGACTGCGAGAAAAGATGCTATCGAGATACTTAAGACAGATGCTTTTTGGCATCATGATGATTATCAGGCTTTACGGGCAATGCTTGAACAGTCAGGAGTATTGCAAGGAGAACGTTTCGATTAATAATCATTCGGATGCTATCAACGGAATGTAAGGACTTGTTTTGAAAACAGGTCTTGCATTCTTTTTTTATAGTCTATATACTGATATTAGTACCAAGTGCTAATAACAACTAAAAAGGTGGCGAATGATGTTGAGACGAACGAAAAAAGAGCGACAGCGACTATTATCTGAAACGATAGCTGAAAATCCATTCGTCACAGATGAACAGCTTGCAACACAGTTTCAGGTGAGTGTCCAAACGATTCGTTTAGATCGCATGGAATTAGCAATTCCGGAATTGCGAGAGCGAATTAAAGATGTTGCTTCGAAAACCTATGAAAATGAAGTGAAATCACTTCCGATTGATGAAATAATCGGTGAAATTATTGATATTGAATTGGATAATCGTGCGTTATCTATTTTTGACGTAAAAGAAGAGCATGTTTTTCAGCGCAATGGCATCGCACGCGGACATCATTTGTTCGCACAGGCAAACTCATTAGCGGTAGCGGTTATTGATGATGAACTGGCATTGACAGTGCATTCGAATATAACATTTGTGAAACCTGTTAGAGCTGGAGATCGTGTTATTACAAAGGCAGTTGTTATCGCACGTGATGATGAAAATCATCGAACAAAAGTAGAGGTAACATCTACGGTTAATGGTGAAACTGTTTTTGTTGGTGAATTTGATATGTACCGCACGAAAGGTTAAGGTGAACAACAATGAAATTAGCGCTTGATGGAATGGGTGGAGACAACGCACCAAAATCAGTTGTTGAAGGTGCGCTATTGGCATTAGAGCAAATTCCAAATTTAGAGATACAATTATATGGTCAGCAAGAAAAGCTTGAGCCATTTTTAAAAATACATGACAGATTGACTGTTATACATTGTGAAGAAGTTGTGGAAGGAACTGACGATCCAGCACGCGCTGTTCGTCGTAAAAAGGATTCTTCTATGGCGAAAATAATGGATGCAGTGGAAGTAGGGAAAGCAGATGCATGTCTTTCTGCAGGCAATACGGGAGCTTTAATGGCAGGAGGCCTGTTTAAAGTCGGGCGAATTGAAGGGATTGCTAGACCTGCGCTTGCGACTACATTACCAACATTAGATGGTAAGGGTTTTTTAATGCTAGATCTTGGGGC
This window harbors:
- a CDS encoding DNA helicase RecG; this encodes MTDLTSPVTGLKGIGKETAGHLEALGIETIADLLWTFPHRHEDFRLKDLAQTPHNERVTVECKVEREPTILFLGRNKSRLQVTVLAGRHLVKVVFFNQGYLKQKLIPGAIITVTGKWDRGRQVINGTSVTFGPKTEQVDFEPVYSLKGLIPQKRFRKYMRQALDDIGAEILDAIPLHLQEAYKLAPIADGLEGIHFPLDAEHAKQARRRFAYEELLFFQLRIQALRKIRKDSEHGTIIQYDLQKLRAFIASLPYELTAAQKRVVNEICKDLKEPHRMNRLLQGDVGSGKTVVAAICLYGAVTAGFQGALMAPTEILAEQHAENLAEWFEPFGVRVALLSGSTKTKERRLLLEELANGSIDILIGTHALIQPDVIFCKLGFVITDEQHRFGVEQRRILRDKGDNPDVLFMTATPIPRTLAITAFGEMDVSIIDEMPAGRKQIETHWMKKEQFGSVLSKLEMELAAGRQAYAICPLIEESDKLDVQNAVEIYEQLATYFSGRYHVGLMHGRLTADEKDAVMRAFSEGAIDVLVSTTVVEVGVNVPNATFMLVYDAERFGLAQLHQLRGRVGRGEHQSYCVLLADPKSDEGKERMQSMTETNDGFRLAEKDLELRGPGDFFGRKQSGLPDFKVADLVHDYRILETARKDAIEILKTDAFWHHDDYQALRAMLEQSGVLQGERFD
- a CDS encoding amidohydrolase translates to MEIINLESLTKRAIEDRRYLHQYPELSGQEFETSKFIRNRLMELNIDILSFGPPSVVGLVKGSKGSKTIALRADIDALPIVEEGEKTYISKKPGIAHMCGHDGHTAILLAVAEWLSRNEVEPNVVLIFQSAEEITPSGADLLIKQGILEGIDAIFGIHLWQGLEKGKIGLTHGPMMASIDDFEIDIKGYGGHGSMPHETIDPIYIASSLIQAFQSIISRSINPIEAGVITVGNVQAGTTYNIIPDSARLIGTIRALTPETVNIIQTKMVNLTEGICQAFGAEGKVRFIIGTPPLINDPNESKFVENIVCREFGHEVFELVNPVMGGEDFSYYLQKKPGTFIFVGMGGEKSQYPHHHPKFDLDEDVFPDAIKLFIELVNHYQ
- a CDS encoding transcription factor FapR, translated to MRRTKKERQRLLSETIAENPFVTDEQLATQFQVSVQTIRLDRMELAIPELRERIKDVASKTYENEVKSLPIDEIIGEIIDIELDNRALSIFDVKEEHVFQRNGIARGHHLFAQANSLAVAVIDDELALTVHSNITFVKPVRAGDRVITKAVVIARDDENHRTKVEVTSTVNGETVFVGEFDMYRTKG
- a CDS encoding dipeptide epimerase, with translation MRIKKVEVFAARLLLKEPFIISYVHLDDMPTIFVRIETDKGIVGWGEAVPDQNVTGETWESTYQIINHELAPLIINEDPFAIDRIHQKFNHKINGVPSAKAALDIAIYDLMGKITGQPVYQLIGGKTHEELQVPRVISIKDPQEMAEDARSFVAAGFRNIKMKVGTNADTDIERIKAVRNAIGNTIQLRVDANQGWNRIEALKVIRETTDCHVDWYEQPVKAHDIRALKEIRSVVNNKVMIDEGVHNIYDLVNVIEMRAADMLNIKLMKSGGIYPALALASLAEAADMPCQVGSMVESAIGTMAGAHLAMSKNIIQTNEMVGPLMFIKDVAKVHYNGDVIQFSNKPGLGIEVDEAYVNEITRFSCEINKPV